From one Comamonas piscis genomic stretch:
- a CDS encoding muconate/chloromuconate family cycloisomerase: MQNTQPPQDSARPAAYTAAGTVVVEQVETLLVDLPTIRPHKLSMATMNGQTLMLVRVRCSDGTVGIGEGTTIGGLAYGAESPEGMKLAIDTYFVPQMLGANANRVPALMARLSQAIRDNRFAKCAVETALFDALGQRTGLPVSELLGGRLRDRLPVAWTLASGDTGRDIEEAQRMLEMRRHQIFKLKIGRKAVRDDVAHVAAIKKALGDLASVRVDVNMAWSELEAHHGLAGLVDAGCELAEQPVASADVLARLKGRYAIAIMADESLTGPASALALARVAGADVFAIKTEQSGGLQAAQQVAAIADAAGIELYGGTMLEGGVGTIASAHAFSTFRELQWGTELFGSLLLTEEILATPLEYKDFHLTVPTAPGLGITLDEDRVRHFRRDRSCVSVPVAA; the protein is encoded by the coding sequence ATGCAAAACACACAGCCACCCCAAGACAGCGCCCGACCTGCGGCATATACGGCAGCAGGCACCGTTGTCGTCGAACAGGTGGAGACCTTGCTGGTCGATCTGCCCACCATTCGCCCCCACAAGCTGTCGATGGCCACGATGAACGGCCAGACCCTGATGCTGGTGCGCGTGCGCTGCTCCGATGGCACGGTGGGCATTGGTGAGGGCACCACCATTGGCGGCCTGGCCTATGGCGCCGAATCGCCCGAGGGCATGAAGCTGGCCATCGATACCTATTTTGTGCCGCAGATGCTGGGCGCCAACGCCAACCGCGTGCCCGCGCTGATGGCGCGGCTGAGCCAGGCCATCCGCGACAACCGCTTTGCCAAGTGCGCGGTCGAGACGGCGCTGTTCGATGCGCTGGGCCAGCGCACCGGCCTGCCCGTGTCCGAGCTGCTCGGCGGCCGCCTGCGTGACCGACTGCCTGTGGCCTGGACCCTGGCCTCAGGCGACACCGGCCGCGACATCGAAGAAGCGCAGCGCATGCTGGAAATGCGCCGCCACCAGATCTTCAAGCTCAAGATCGGCCGCAAGGCCGTGCGCGATGACGTGGCCCACGTGGCGGCCATCAAGAAGGCGCTGGGCGATCTGGCCTCGGTGCGGGTTGATGTGAACATGGCCTGGAGCGAGCTGGAAGCGCACCACGGCCTGGCTGGCCTGGTGGATGCGGGCTGCGAGTTGGCCGAGCAGCCGGTGGCCAGCGCCGATGTGCTGGCCCGCCTCAAAGGCCGCTACGCCATTGCCATCATGGCCGATGAATCGCTGACCGGCCCGGCCTCGGCACTGGCACTGGCTCGGGTCGCCGGCGCCGATGTGTTTGCGATCAAGACCGAGCAATCGGGCGGGCTGCAGGCTGCGCAGCAAGTGGCTGCCATTGCCGATGCGGCCGGCATCGAACTGTATGGCGGCACCATGCTCGAAGGCGGCGTGGGCACCATCGCCTCGGCCCATGCGTTCTCTACCTTCCGCGAGCTGCAATGGGGCACCGAGCTGTTTGGCTCGCTGCTGCTGACCGAAGAGATTCTGGCCACGCCGCTGGAGTACAAGGATTTCCACCTGACGGTGCCCACGGCACCGGGCCTGGGCATCACACTGGATGAAGACCGCGTGCGGCATTTCCGCAGGGACCGCAGTTGTGTGAGCGTGCCGGTGGCCGCCTGA